A window of Sphingorhabdus lacus contains these coding sequences:
- a CDS encoding DUF4139 domain-containing protein: MRHLLLLGMGCIIAAPLSAQGDVASAQGDVAVTIYQNGQSLVQDSRQMNLPSGRSKQEFPDVSAQIRAETVTLTGPGIGIVEQNFDYDLLTPAKLMEKAVGQTVTLLRTNVATGVETRVRAKVLAANGGVVLQIGDSIEVLRDDGLPVRVIFDRVPPNLRARPTLSVTVESKGGLTPTTLTYLTPGLGWTSDYVTLFDDAKQTIDVQGWVTLTNNTGTDYTNADVLLVAGNPNQGGNRRMYQTPYSPSTGTIDEAGTESNNRERLGDYYLYPLGERTTIANAQQKQVSFLDVKSAPARNTYEFNNGWLATNEAASASSVLKFSTSRSGGLGDQLPEGTMRVYMRDKRGDPQFIGESRIEATPMGSAMSIRTGEAFDVKIKTVVEERTRISSNRWKTRMRYEITNARGNAVTVDLGQNGLWGDVRISEQSQEGKRVSADRIEWSVPVPANGKATVTATFDSRY, from the coding sequence ATGCGCCATTTGCTGCTTTTGGGAATGGGATGCATCATCGCAGCCCCGCTATCCGCGCAAGGCGACGTAGCCAGCGCACAAGGCGACGTCGCCGTCACCATCTATCAAAATGGCCAAAGCCTCGTCCAGGACAGCCGGCAGATGAACCTGCCGTCAGGCCGGTCGAAACAGGAATTTCCTGACGTTTCGGCCCAGATCCGTGCCGAAACGGTGACTCTGACGGGACCCGGAATTGGGATCGTCGAGCAGAATTTCGACTATGACTTACTGACGCCCGCAAAGCTGATGGAAAAGGCGGTCGGGCAAACAGTGACGTTACTGCGCACCAATGTTGCGACTGGTGTCGAGACGCGAGTTCGCGCTAAAGTATTGGCCGCCAATGGCGGTGTGGTTCTGCAAATCGGCGACAGCATCGAAGTCTTGCGTGACGATGGCCTGCCCGTTCGCGTCATATTCGACCGCGTCCCGCCCAATTTGCGTGCGCGCCCGACACTTTCGGTCACGGTTGAATCAAAGGGCGGCCTGACCCCTACAACTCTGACATATTTAACCCCCGGACTCGGCTGGACATCCGATTATGTCACCCTGTTCGATGATGCGAAGCAGACCATCGATGTCCAGGGTTGGGTTACCCTGACCAACAATACCGGCACCGACTATACAAACGCCGACGTGTTGCTCGTTGCGGGGAATCCCAATCAAGGGGGTAACCGCCGCATGTACCAGACCCCCTATAGCCCATCGACCGGAACGATTGACGAGGCCGGTACCGAGTCAAACAACCGCGAACGGCTTGGGGACTATTATCTCTATCCTTTGGGGGAGCGCACCACGATCGCCAATGCCCAGCAAAAGCAAGTGAGCTTTCTGGATGTAAAGTCGGCGCCCGCGCGCAACACCTATGAATTCAACAATGGCTGGCTCGCGACCAACGAAGCGGCCAGTGCGTCATCCGTGCTCAAATTCTCCACTTCGCGCAGCGGCGGTTTGGGTGACCAATTGCCCGAAGGCACGATGAGGGTCTATATGCGCGACAAACGCGGCGATCCGCAATTCATCGGCGAAAGCCGCATTGAAGCTACCCCCATGGGCAGCGCGATGTCGATCCGCACGGGTGAAGCCTTTGACGTAAAAATCAAAACCGTGGTGGAGGAACGCACCCGGATAAGCAGCAATCGCTGGAAAACCCGCATGCGCTATGAAATCACCAATGCACGCGGCAATGCCGTTACCGTTGACCTCGGCCAAAACGGGTTGTGGGGCGATGTTCGGATCAGCGAGCAAAGCCAGGAAGGCAAACGCGTATCTGCCGACCGGATTGAATGGAGTGTTCCGGTCCCGGCAAATGGCAAGGCGACCGTAACCGCCACATTCGACAGCCGTTATTAA
- a CDS encoding DUF4167 domain-containing protein produces the protein MNTNNRQQNNNNRRRGRNNNNRQQNNNRSGFDYQNQIDNRARGNAAQMLEKYKKLAQDAQFNGDRVNAEYHLQFADHYFRVLADFRSRQEARQEQQGERRPRDEWRDQDREGTFDEMDAGETSDRDSEAEGAQEETEEQPRRESRDNRPRRNERPERGNRPERDGNRAPRRHHSEESDDEPAGLDLAVLPPSIALASSDDGDVEIEAVKPARKPRARRPKSANDEETVTAAE, from the coding sequence ATGAACACCAACAACCGGCAGCAGAATAACAACAACCGGCGTCGCGGTCGTAACAACAATAACCGTCAGCAGAACAACAACCGGAGCGGTTTTGACTATCAGAACCAGATCGACAACCGTGCGCGCGGAAACGCAGCGCAAATGCTGGAAAAATATAAGAAACTGGCACAGGATGCGCAGTTTAACGGTGACCGCGTCAACGCCGAATATCATCTGCAATTTGCCGATCACTATTTCCGCGTCCTCGCTGATTTCCGTAGCCGTCAGGAAGCCCGTCAAGAGCAGCAGGGCGAACGCCGCCCCCGCGACGAATGGCGCGATCAGGACCGTGAAGGCACCTTTGATGAAATGGATGCCGGCGAAACTTCGGACCGTGACAGCGAAGCCGAAGGCGCTCAGGAAGAAACTGAAGAACAGCCCCGCCGCGAATCGCGCGACAACCGTCCTCGCCGGAACGAACGGCCGGAACGTGGCAACCGTCCCGAACGCGATGGCAACCGCGCACCGCGTCGTCACCACAGCGAAGAAAGCGATGACGAACCAGCAGGGCTCGATTTGGCGGTATTGCCGCCCTCGATCGCTCTTGCGTCTTCGGACGATGGTGATGTCGAGATCGAAGCTGTCAAACCAGCCCGCAAGCCCCGCGCGCGCCGTCCTAAATCGGCGAATGACGAGGAAACGGTTACCGCTGCAGAATAA
- a CDS encoding low molecular weight protein-tyrosine-phosphatase has translation MNSAPSVLMVCLGNICRSPLAEAALRQAAANSGFAISIDSAGTGDWHIGSSPDPRACAAALSLGGVDIRDLRARQVCSSDFYQFDFILAMDSANLRNLEAMMPEGSSAHLSLLLDYVPGAEGRSVADPYYGAAADFEICWKQVKSATEHFLKKLEQ, from the coding sequence ATGAACTCTGCGCCGTCGGTGTTGATGGTATGCCTTGGCAATATCTGTCGCTCACCGCTCGCGGAGGCTGCATTACGCCAAGCGGCGGCGAACAGCGGATTTGCGATCAGCATCGATTCTGCGGGAACTGGCGACTGGCATATTGGAAGCTCACCTGATCCGAGGGCCTGTGCCGCTGCACTAAGCCTTGGGGGTGTAGACATTCGCGATCTGCGGGCCCGGCAGGTCTGTAGTTCCGATTTCTACCAGTTTGATTTTATACTGGCGATGGACTCCGCTAATTTACGAAATTTGGAAGCAATGATGCCTGAGGGATCCAGTGCTCACCTTTCTCTTCTACTCGATTATGTGCCGGGAGCCGAGGGTCGCTCTGTTGCCGATCCCTATTATGGAGCCGCTGCGGATTTCGAAATCTGTTGGAAGCAAGTGAAGTCCGCAACGGAGCATTTTCTGAAAAAGCTGGAACAATAA
- a CDS encoding acyl-CoA dehydrogenase family protein, with the protein MSLDTIPRSAYNEDHEAFRQSVRQFLLKEVAPNAKQWQEDGIVPKSIWPKAGEVGMLCPTAPVEYGGLGLDFGYNAIVDEESAYYGGAATGFSLQSDIVVNYLVSYGSEEQKKHWLPKMISGEVITAIAMTEPGTGSDLQGMKTTARKDGNHYVINGNKTYITNGQNADLILVCVKTDTEVQPAWKGMSIVLVEADREGFKRGRNLDKIGMDEADTSELFFEDVRVPMTNCLGEEGKGFIYLMSELPQERLSIAVSAMASTQKAFDETVAFARERIVFGKPLLDFQNTRFVLADIKSKLQVGWAHLDWALNRHYKKELTAEEGAAAKLWHTDLQWEVVDACLQLHGGAGYMNEYPIARMWRGARVTRIFGGTNEIMKELIGRGL; encoded by the coding sequence ATGTCGCTCGATACCATCCCGCGTTCCGCCTATAATGAAGACCATGAAGCGTTCCGCCAGTCGGTAAGGCAGTTTCTGCTCAAGGAAGTCGCGCCGAACGCGAAACAGTGGCAGGAAGACGGTATTGTCCCTAAATCGATCTGGCCCAAGGCAGGCGAAGTCGGCATGCTCTGCCCCACTGCTCCGGTCGAATATGGCGGCCTCGGCCTCGATTTTGGCTACAACGCAATCGTGGATGAAGAGTCGGCCTATTATGGCGGCGCCGCCACAGGTTTCTCGCTGCAATCCGACATCGTCGTCAATTATCTCGTCAGCTATGGCAGCGAAGAGCAGAAAAAGCATTGGCTACCCAAGATGATTTCCGGCGAGGTCATCACGGCGATTGCGATGACCGAACCCGGAACGGGCTCTGACTTACAGGGGATGAAAACCACCGCACGTAAAGATGGAAACCATTATGTCATCAACGGCAACAAGACCTACATAACCAACGGTCAGAATGCCGATCTTATCCTTGTATGCGTAAAAACCGACACCGAAGTGCAGCCTGCGTGGAAGGGCATGTCCATCGTTCTGGTCGAAGCAGACCGCGAAGGTTTCAAGCGCGGCCGTAATCTCGACAAGATCGGTATGGACGAAGCGGATACCTCCGAACTCTTTTTCGAAGATGTCCGCGTGCCAATGACCAACTGTCTAGGTGAAGAGGGTAAGGGCTTCATCTACCTAATGAGCGAACTGCCGCAGGAACGTCTTTCCATTGCCGTTTCCGCGATGGCCAGCACGCAGAAAGCGTTCGACGAAACGGTCGCCTTTGCCCGCGAACGCATCGTTTTCGGCAAGCCGTTGCTGGATTTCCAGAATACGCGTTTTGTACTCGCCGACATCAAGTCGAAGCTGCAGGTTGGCTGGGCCCATCTCGACTGGGCCCTAAACCGCCACTACAAGAAAGAACTCACCGCCGAAGAAGGCGCTGCTGCCAAGCTTTGGCACACCGATCTTCAATGGGAAGTTGTCGACGCTTGCCTCCAGTTACACGGCGGCGCGGGCTATATGAACGAATATCCGATCGCACGCATGTGGCGCGGTGCACGTGTCACCCGGATTTTTGGCGGCACCAATGAAATCATGAAAGAACTGATCGGTCGCGGTCTATAA
- a CDS encoding spinster family MFS transporter: MSDTVESAKENAGTAPETPAREATGYSWYVLTVLVVVYILNFIDRQIVSILAVDIKADLGLTDSDMGFLGGAAFAVFYALFGIPLGRLADNWNRVRLLSIGLALWSLMTALSGFARNQVELTLARMGVGVGEATASPTAYSLISDYFPKRQRATALAIYSSGLYIGGGVSLFIGALIVQAWNKAFPGGGPLNLVGWQAAFLAVGIPGILVAFWVSSLREPVRGAMDGLAATSHTNPFRAFFSDLSMIVPPFTLYGAWQRGPVALAINLLTAAAIAAFAAWMIRLTGNFPQWSAVGFGYYAVFSWASTLRAKDPATFRLIWGTPAFICTTLGYGLVSLAAYALSFWSAPYAEIVLKLPKQELAFILGANGALAGFLGVIIGGRVADGLRAKYPAGRILVIILGVIGPVVPIWIGYTTENSTLFYAMNFLAGMLGATALGAAAATTQDLVLPRMRGTATAAFFLGTTLVGLSFGPYMVGQISDLAGTMVDGKLVGNLRVGILALIAVAPIALALLVFAYRLVPKAEASIVERARDAGEAI, from the coding sequence GTGAGTGATACGGTCGAAAGCGCCAAAGAGAACGCTGGAACCGCGCCAGAAACACCCGCACGTGAAGCCACTGGATATAGCTGGTATGTCCTTACCGTACTGGTCGTTGTCTACATTCTCAATTTCATCGACCGCCAGATCGTCAGCATATTGGCCGTCGATATCAAGGCCGATCTAGGACTGACCGATTCCGATATGGGCTTTCTGGGCGGCGCGGCTTTCGCCGTGTTCTACGCCCTTTTCGGCATCCCACTGGGGCGGCTTGCGGACAATTGGAACAGGGTTCGACTGCTGTCGATTGGCTTAGCCCTCTGGTCGTTGATGACCGCGCTTTCCGGATTTGCCCGAAACCAGGTCGAATTGACCTTGGCACGCATGGGTGTCGGCGTAGGGGAGGCAACGGCGAGCCCGACGGCATATTCGCTGATCTCCGACTATTTCCCCAAACGGCAGCGGGCAACTGCGCTAGCGATCTACTCTTCCGGTCTCTACATCGGTGGCGGTGTGTCACTGTTTATCGGCGCTCTTATTGTGCAGGCCTGGAACAAGGCCTTTCCCGGCGGCGGCCCCCTCAATCTCGTGGGTTGGCAAGCGGCATTTCTGGCCGTCGGTATTCCCGGAATCTTGGTTGCTTTCTGGGTATCCAGCTTGCGTGAACCGGTGCGGGGCGCGATGGACGGCCTTGCCGCGACAAGTCACACCAACCCGTTCCGCGCTTTTTTCAGCGATCTTTCGATGATTGTACCGCCCTTCACTCTCTATGGTGCGTGGCAGCGCGGGCCGGTTGCGCTTGCAATAAACCTGCTGACCGCGGCGGCCATTGCCGCATTTGCCGCATGGATGATACGGCTCACGGGTAATTTCCCCCAATGGTCTGCAGTTGGCTTTGGCTATTATGCCGTATTTTCATGGGCCTCCACTTTGCGGGCGAAAGATCCGGCGACGTTCCGCCTGATCTGGGGCACGCCGGCCTTCATCTGCACCACCCTTGGCTACGGACTGGTATCGCTGGCTGCCTATGCTCTGTCTTTCTGGTCGGCACCTTATGCCGAAATCGTGCTCAAGCTGCCGAAGCAAGAGCTTGCTTTCATACTGGGCGCCAATGGCGCGTTGGCTGGCTTTCTGGGTGTTATCATCGGAGGACGGGTCGCCGACGGTCTGCGTGCAAAATACCCGGCGGGTCGCATATTGGTCATCATCCTCGGCGTGATCGGGCCCGTTGTTCCGATCTGGATCGGCTACACGACCGAAAATTCAACGCTGTTCTATGCGATGAATTTCTTGGCAGGTATGTTGGGTGCAACCGCCCTCGGCGCTGCGGCGGCCACCACACAAGACCTGGTCCTGCCCCGCATGCGCGGTACGGCTACGGCAGCTTTCTTTCTGGGCACCACCCTCGTCGGATTGTCGTTCGGACCTTATATGGTCGGCCAGATTTCGGATCTCGCAGGCACGATGGTCGACGGAAAGCTTGTCGGTAACTTGCGCGTCGGCATCCTGGCACTGATCGCGGTCGCTCCCATTGCGCTGGCGCTTCTCGTCTTTGCCTACCGCCTTGTCCCAAAAGCCGAAGCGAGCATTGTCGAGCGCGCACGGGATGCTGGAGAAGCCATTTAA
- a CDS encoding acyl-CoA thioesterase, with product MPKPQSWQLDPASYPFSHRTETRFADMDVLGHINNVSMAGLFEHGRGMFNHAIEVQNKAAGQRWLIVSVSLDYIAEAHFPEHVDVACGILRIGNSSWDIASAAFQGGECKATCITTIVLTDANGPTAINEDLRAKFERLTVRR from the coding sequence ATGCCCAAACCGCAGTCCTGGCAACTTGATCCTGCAAGTTACCCGTTTAGCCACCGTACCGAAACGCGATTTGCTGACATGGACGTGCTGGGGCACATCAACAACGTCTCTATGGCGGGTTTGTTCGAACATGGCCGCGGTATGTTCAACCACGCGATTGAAGTTCAGAACAAGGCCGCGGGTCAACGTTGGCTGATCGTGAGCGTGTCGCTCGATTATATCGCCGAAGCCCATTTTCCAGAGCATGTCGATGTCGCGTGCGGCATCCTGAGGATTGGCAACAGCAGTTGGGATATTGCGTCCGCCGCTTTCCAAGGCGGAGAGTGCAAAGCGACGTGCATAACAACAATCGTTTTGACCGACGCCAATGGCCCCACTGCAATCAACGAAGATTTGCGCGCGAAATTTGAACGGCTGACCGTTCGCCGGTGA
- a CDS encoding CBS domain-containing protein, protein MTISEILGNNQHSVFTAHPNESVGEVVTRLAENRIGALPVVDGAEVVGIFSERDIVYGIAKHGAAFLAKTVRETMTAPAITVSSDTAIMSGLSLMTKRRIRHLPVVEEGNLTGFVSIGDLVKHRIEKIEAEAAAMRDYIQMA, encoded by the coding sequence ATGACTATTTCTGAAATATTGGGCAACAACCAGCATAGCGTGTTTACAGCGCATCCCAATGAAAGCGTCGGGGAGGTTGTCACCCGCCTTGCGGAAAACCGCATCGGAGCGCTGCCGGTGGTGGATGGCGCGGAAGTTGTCGGCATATTTTCGGAGCGCGATATCGTCTACGGCATTGCAAAACACGGTGCAGCTTTTCTTGCAAAAACCGTCCGTGAGACGATGACGGCGCCTGCCATTACTGTGTCGAGCGATACCGCGATCATGTCCGGTCTTTCCCTCATGACCAAAAGGCGTATTCGGCACCTTCCTGTCGTTGAAGAGGGGAACCTCACCGGCTTTGTTTCCATCGGCGATCTCGTCAAGCATCGGATTGAAAAGATTGAAGCAGAGGCCGCCGCGATGCGCGATTATATCCAGATGGCCTAG
- a CDS encoding DUF4139 domain-containing protein codes for MRGLVALFLVLAAAPVAAQTVVVSEEPEAVSLTVYRGEKYGGQAIDPNWPTGYALVTETRTLTIPVGESVIRFEGVAEGMFPESAIVTGLPKGVKEKNRDARLLSPLGLVDAYLKRQVIITRTERATGKTREFPAMITSAPGGAVILQTSDGYEALHCTGLPERMAFAQIPEKLSAKPTLSVITQSDKPVTAKVTLTYMAAGFDWEANYIAQVQNRGSDGKGKVDLFAWLTLANGGNQSFTNANTMAIAGKPNRENNGPQVKPTGGSLELKCWPNQRTHEVPYSLGYFPAPPPPPPAPAAYMDEESDSIVVTAQRMRGEYLASYSPVAVVVAEQENLGDLKLYRIPEPVTVNAKGQKQVAMLVKPGAAFTHHYSASVENYGAQSEPMTLMLRGKNTTDKGLGLPMPQGQVMVFENSEYGPLLTGETTLKDRAVGEDVEIAVGTSVDVRMKVTPQSEKADNQRWEIKVTNARNTPVNIEVEIPYELRGKSKAVTKISGVPTWKTTVAGNDSATLSYDIKLERD; via the coding sequence GTGCGCGGGCTGGTTGCCCTTTTCTTGGTGTTGGCCGCGGCTCCGGTCGCGGCACAGACCGTCGTGGTTTCGGAAGAGCCCGAGGCCGTCTCGCTTACCGTGTACCGTGGCGAGAAATATGGGGGGCAAGCGATCGATCCCAATTGGCCGACCGGTTACGCCCTTGTTACGGAAACGCGCACCCTCACCATTCCAGTAGGAGAAAGCGTCATACGCTTTGAAGGCGTCGCCGAAGGAATGTTCCCCGAGAGCGCGATCGTCACCGGCCTTCCCAAAGGCGTCAAAGAAAAGAACCGGGATGCACGGCTGCTATCGCCATTAGGTTTGGTTGACGCCTATCTGAAACGGCAAGTGATAATTACCCGCACCGAACGGGCGACTGGCAAGACGCGCGAATTTCCTGCAATGATCACATCGGCGCCCGGTGGAGCTGTTATCCTCCAAACCAGCGACGGATATGAAGCCCTGCATTGCACGGGTTTGCCGGAGCGGATGGCATTTGCGCAGATACCTGAAAAACTGTCTGCAAAACCCACCTTGTCGGTCATTACACAAAGCGACAAACCGGTAACGGCGAAAGTTACCTTGACCTACATGGCTGCCGGATTCGACTGGGAAGCCAATTATATCGCGCAAGTCCAGAATCGTGGGTCAGATGGCAAAGGCAAGGTCGACCTTTTCGCATGGTTGACCCTTGCAAATGGAGGAAACCAGAGTTTCACCAATGCCAACACAATGGCCATTGCCGGCAAACCGAACCGTGAAAATAATGGGCCACAAGTCAAACCGACGGGCGGCAGCCTGGAACTGAAATGCTGGCCCAACCAACGCACCCATGAAGTACCTTATAGTTTAGGATATTTCCCCGCTCCACCTCCTCCTCCGCCCGCGCCTGCGGCATATATGGACGAAGAAAGTGACAGCATCGTTGTGACGGCCCAACGAATGCGGGGTGAGTACTTGGCTTCTTACTCTCCAGTCGCGGTCGTGGTGGCAGAGCAGGAGAATTTAGGCGACCTCAAACTCTACCGCATTCCTGAACCGGTAACAGTCAACGCAAAGGGACAAAAGCAAGTTGCGATGCTGGTCAAACCCGGGGCGGCATTTACGCATCACTATTCCGCATCCGTTGAAAACTACGGCGCACAGAGCGAACCGATGACCCTGATGCTGCGCGGTAAAAACACGACTGACAAAGGCCTCGGACTTCCGATGCCGCAAGGTCAGGTCATGGTGTTTGAAAACAGCGAATATGGTCCTCTGCTTACCGGTGAAACAACGCTTAAGGACCGTGCGGTCGGGGAAGATGTGGAGATTGCAGTCGGGACGTCTGTGGATGTGCGCATGAAAGTGACCCCACAGTCGGAAAAGGCGGACAATCAGCGGTGGGAAATCAAGGTCACCAATGCCCGCAATACGCCGGTCAACATAGAGGTCGAGATCCCTTACGAACTGCGTGGAAAATCGAAAGCCGTCACCAAAATCAGCGGGGTCCCGACTTGGAAAACTACCGTGGCTGGAAATGACAGCGCAACGCTATCTTACGACATTAAGCTGGAACGGGATTAG
- a CDS encoding acyl-CoA thioesterase — MSDTIRNLPKRTDPILRVIPGPSDINANGHIFGGWVLGVMDQAGGIVAGRVSQGACATVAIEKMEFIAPILLRDIISVYASLERRGRTSMGIRIEVIATRERGQQEVKVTEGLFTFVALDEQHKPRPLPES, encoded by the coding sequence ATGAGCGATACAATCCGTAATCTTCCAAAGCGGACGGATCCTATTTTACGCGTTATTCCCGGACCGAGCGATATCAACGCCAACGGGCATATTTTTGGTGGCTGGGTATTGGGTGTCATGGATCAGGCAGGCGGGATTGTTGCCGGCCGTGTATCGCAGGGTGCCTGTGCGACAGTCGCTATCGAAAAAATGGAGTTCATTGCGCCGATCTTGTTGCGCGACATTATCTCGGTCTATGCCTCGCTCGAACGGCGCGGGCGGACGTCAATGGGTATCCGCATCGAAGTCATCGCAACGCGTGAGCGGGGGCAGCAAGAGGTCAAGGTGACCGAAGGTCTGTTCACCTTCGTTGCTCTTGATGAGCAGCACAAGCCGCGGCCACTGCCTGAAAGCTAA
- a CDS encoding GGDEF domain-containing protein: protein MQAPAVAPGDGRNLIFRTASLWDEGFELWTIHSDGHIEHYQPFQKQAISPMRLGATTIVPLRNHPAPIRMFLAKVSDSGAVRGVMLQSQISTSESAITFEMIMSVFYAGFAGVCIALLVYNIALWRAMREPFLLAYCMMIVATLSYGLFTSGALHYFVSGLSGPDRLRITIPLLAYSASAALIFIRFFFANTEIPSWLVRTTYVQATAMAATATIYAILAPWQIKTLDAIYVYSFTPVPVIFGVYVWKAWKSKDRFLGYFLLGWSGVAFSTFLRMLHAFDIVPYHILIENSTLFGLAFEALVSSLAIGYRVRLLAKARDRAEIAEAHAMAIADTDPLTGLLNRRAFLRALLERHSHWTLVLLDVDHFKRVNDSLGHAGGDEALALISETLQEVAPQGALVARLGGEEFAIAYRGNLLLLEPEDLLASVRQINLPQGYRITASIGIANRIVTSEDDWKILYRAADMALYRAKTGGRDRFILIRPQNVAA, encoded by the coding sequence ATGCAGGCCCCGGCCGTCGCACCGGGTGACGGTCGCAATCTTATTTTCCGTACCGCCAGTCTCTGGGACGAAGGTTTTGAACTTTGGACCATCCACAGTGATGGGCACATTGAACATTACCAGCCTTTTCAGAAGCAGGCGATCAGCCCCATGCGCCTGGGTGCGACCACGATCGTACCGCTGCGCAATCATCCCGCACCCATCAGGATGTTTCTGGCGAAAGTTTCGGACAGCGGCGCGGTGCGGGGTGTGATGTTGCAGTCACAGATCAGTACAAGCGAATCCGCAATCACATTCGAAATGATCATGAGCGTCTTTTATGCAGGCTTTGCAGGCGTTTGCATCGCCTTACTAGTCTATAATATCGCGCTGTGGCGGGCGATGCGGGAACCTTTCTTGCTCGCTTATTGTATGATGATTGTCGCAACGTTGTCCTATGGTTTGTTTACTTCGGGCGCATTGCACTATTTTGTATCGGGTCTGTCGGGACCTGACCGACTCCGTATCACGATCCCATTGTTGGCCTACAGCGCCAGCGCAGCGCTGATCTTCATCCGCTTTTTCTTCGCCAATACCGAGATTCCATCGTGGTTGGTAAGAACGACATATGTCCAAGCGACAGCAATGGCGGCAACCGCGACGATCTATGCGATCCTCGCTCCATGGCAAATAAAGACACTCGATGCGATTTACGTTTATAGCTTCACACCGGTTCCAGTCATATTCGGGGTGTACGTCTGGAAAGCCTGGAAGAGCAAAGACCGCTTCCTCGGCTACTTCCTGTTGGGCTGGAGCGGCGTCGCGTTTTCAACATTCTTACGGATGCTGCATGCCTTTGATATTGTCCCTTACCATATCCTGATCGAAAACAGCACGTTGTTCGGGCTGGCATTCGAAGCATTGGTCAGTTCGCTCGCTATCGGTTACCGCGTTCGCCTGCTCGCAAAGGCACGCGACCGTGCCGAGATTGCGGAGGCGCATGCCATGGCGATCGCCGATACGGACCCCTTGACCGGGCTGCTGAACCGACGGGCATTTTTGCGCGCTTTGCTTGAAAGGCACAGCCATTGGACCTTGGTTCTGCTCGATGTCGATCATTTTAAGCGGGTTAACGACAGCCTCGGCCATGCCGGCGGTGACGAGGCATTGGCGCTTATTTCGGAAACCCTTCAGGAGGTTGCACCGCAAGGTGCATTGGTCGCACGCTTGGGCGGCGAAGAGTTTGCGATTGCCTATCGTGGAAACCTGTTGCTGCTTGAGCCTGAAGATCTGCTGGCGTCCGTCCGGCAAATCAATCTACCTCAAGGCTATAGAATTACCGCAAGCATCGGGATCGCCAACCGCATTGTGACGTCCGAGGATGACTGGAAAATCCTATACCGCGCTGCCGACATGGCCCTGTACCGGGCAAAAACTGGCGGTAGAGATCGATTCATTCTGATCCGGCCACAAAACGTAGCAGCGTAA
- a CDS encoding Bax inhibitor-1/YccA family protein, with translation MAQWSDPRVTGTQSSLAGVGSSAGDVAVDAGLRAHMLKVYNYMASGVLLTGIVAMLFAQTELAQNLMTNPSLLSWVIILSPLAVVLIMSFGQNRLSTSALQAMFWAFAVLMGLSMSRIFMMFTGESIAQTFFATAAAFAGLSLWGYTTKKDLSGMGTFLIMGLVGLIVASIANIWLQSDTMHWVISSVGVLLFAGLTAYDTQTIKSIYLQIRGSDMVGKAAIMGALNLYLDFINMFQFLLSFLGNRD, from the coding sequence ATGGCACAGTGGTCCGATCCACGGGTAACCGGGACCCAGTCAAGTCTTGCAGGTGTAGGCTCGAGCGCTGGCGACGTCGCGGTTGATGCTGGCCTTCGCGCGCACATGCTCAAGGTGTACAACTATATGGCGTCCGGCGTCCTTTTGACCGGAATCGTCGCCATGTTGTTTGCGCAAACCGAGTTGGCGCAAAATCTGATGACCAACCCCAGCTTGTTAAGCTGGGTTATCATCTTGTCGCCCTTGGCGGTCGTGTTGATCATGAGCTTTGGGCAAAACCGCCTTTCGACATCCGCACTTCAGGCGATGTTCTGGGCGTTCGCGGTTCTTATGGGCCTTTCCATGTCGCGCATCTTCATGATGTTCACAGGTGAGTCCATTGCCCAGACATTCTTTGCAACCGCCGCTGCCTTCGCCGGTTTGAGCCTTTGGGGCTATACAACCAAGAAGGATCTGAGCGGGATGGGAACCTTCCTGATCATGGGTCTGGTTGGTCTTATTGTCGCTTCGATTGCGAATATCTGGCTTCAGTCCGATACGATGCATTGGGTGATCAGTTCGGTTGGTGTTCTGCTTTTTGCAGGCCTGACCGCTTATGATACGCAAACGATCAAGAGCATCTATCTCCAGATCCGTGGCTCCGACATGGTGGGCAAGGCGGCCATTATGGGCGCGCTGAACTTGTATCTGGATTTCATCAATATGTTCCAGTTCCTGCTCAGCTTCTTGGGTAACCGCGACTAA